The region GTAGTTTGCTTTTGCATCCACGTTCGCACTGCCCTGCCCGCTGAGATCGCCGCCCTGCAGGGTGAGTTTCACCCCCTGTCCGGCGTTGCCAGGCTGGAAATCGGCCTGCACGGCACCCAGGCGCAACGCGACCGGATTTTTGGCCACGGCATCCGTCCACTGCGCGGTGCCCGTTACGTTCGGCGCACCATCCGCAGGCCAGGAGGCATATTCGAAGTGGGCGCGCAGGTCGCCATCGATACGCAGCGGGAGATCGAGCCGACCGCTCAAGGCCGTGTCCATATCCAGATCCAACCCGGAAAACTCGGGGCGTTTCGAAAACCAGGGCTGCAGGAATTCACCACTTGCCTGGAGTTCGGGGCCTTTTAATTTGAACCGCACGCCCAGGCGTGCGCGCAACAAAGCAAACGGCGCGAACCGCCATTCCACACGACCCAGATTCTGGCCGCGCCAGACCAGACCATCAGCCTGTCCGGTCCAGATCGATCCATTCACGCCCTGGAGTTGCGCGCCGCCGGGCAGCCGTTTCGGCATCACCAGCGCGGCCGGCAGAGTAATCAAAAGAAACAACACATAGGCCGACAGGCCCAGCAGGGCGACACGGACCAACGGCTTGTTCATCATCCGGCGCTGCCGCGACCGAGTAACAATGTGGCCTGCACCTGCCCCGGCTTGTCGGCGGGCGTGAGACTGAGGCGCTGGATGTGAATCCCCTGGTTGCCCAGTGCGGCGATCCAGCGGAGCAGCGCATTGAAATCGACGCTGGAAACGGACACGGCCACGCTGTCGTCCCCCTGCGGCGTGAGCTGTGCAATGGCCTTTTCCATCTCGTGCCGGCGCGCGCTGCGATCCACCGCCGCCACCAGCGACCCGCGGACCTTTGCCGTCTTGCCCGCACCGGCCGCGCGCAGGGCCTGCATCTTCGCACTGGCGGCCTGCATCCAGGCCAGATCGTCACGCAGCTGCGCCACACGCGCGCGATCCTGCGCAATGGACAGGCTCATGGGGTGCCAGATCAAGGCATAGAACAGCATCACGAACAGTATCCCCGCGCCGAATACCAGCATGCGCCGGTCGCGCGCAGATAATCCCAGCCACCAGGCCTTCATGCCCCACCCCGCTTCAGCGTCAGGTGCCCGCTGGTCACGCCGCCCTGGCTGCCTACCGATCCCATATCCACCTGCAAGTGCTGGCGTTGCAGCTTGGTTTTTAGCGTGTCGAAGGTGCCGATGTCCGGTGCCGTCAGATCCAGGCTCAGGCGGCCGTTCCGGTATGTCAGTTTGGTGATGTGCACGCCTGCCGTGTTGGCGAACACCCCGGCCGACGGCGCCAGCAGGCCGAGCGGCCCTCCCTGCGCCGCACCGTCGGACAATGCATCCAGGGCCTGTTGCATCTGCACCCTGGCGTTGACGATGCGGTGCGAGCCGGGGACGGCCTGGCGATACACCGCGTCGATCTGGCGCTGCAACGCAGCCGCCTCGTGCGCCAGACGAAAATAGTCCACGCCATGCACGGCAAAGGCCGAGAGCAACCATATGCCGGCCGCCACTGCCGCACTGCGCCAGGGACCTAACCGCCGCGACAGGCGCGCGCGCGGGGCGTAGGCGCCGGAAAGCAGGTTGAGGACTTCCCCCTCTACGGTGAAAACCCTGAGTACGGAATCAGGTGCGGGCACGCGCTCGACCGGCAATGGCAGATCAGCGGGCGCATCGCCATCCAGACACCACAGACGTAACCGCTGCGGACGGTCGTCCTCGGTGAATTGTTCCCACAGCGAGGTGATCAGCACCGGCAGCACATCACGATCGCAGGCCTGCCCGGCATGCGGGCCCGTACGCAGCCAGGCCTGATCCCCCGAAAGCAGCAGGCTCCATTCGCCTGCCTGCCATGGCAGGGCCAGCGTCTCGGGTACGAGCAGCTCAGGCTGCAGCCCGGCCCCGGTCAAACGGGCCAGCCAATCCTCCAGGCGTGCGCGCGAGACGACGGCGGCGTCCACCCCGGAGGTCGCCTGCCGCCAGGCGAAATGCTGCGTCTCCGGCGGCTCGATAAGCCATTCCTCCAGCGCATAGGGCAGCGCCCGCTCCACTTGGGCGCGATTGCGGCTGGGGATGTCCGCATGGGACAGCAGCACGTCGCGCCCGGGGACCAGCACCGCCAGCCGGCGCTCACGGGCCACCGTTGCAGCCTGCGCCAGCGGACCGTGAACAATACGGTCTCCATCCCGCCATTCGGCAAGATCATCGTCCAGCAATCGCAGTATCAGCAGATCCATGGATGAGATAAATAACTTGTCGTCGAAACTATGCGCACTTTATAGAGATTCACGCCGCTAAGCACATCGAAATTCATTGCCCGGGTCATAGCCAGCCGGACGCGTGTATTCCGTCACGCTCACGGCGCGGTATCGCGTGAGCGCATCAACACGCGGACTGTGCCGTTATCCTCGATCTGCAATACGCTGTACAGCGTCGCGCGTGCGCGGCCGATGGTGGCCTGCACATGCAGCAGAAAATAGTCACTGGTCACGCCCAGGCGGGCCGAGTCGAAGGACTGACCGCTGAGTGTCGGACTGGCGAGAAACTGCGCCAGGGCGGTAAAGGGTTTGTTGTTACGCTGTTTGATAATGGCCTGTGCCCGATCGGCGGACAGCCCGAGGGAACGCAATACCGGTGCGGGCGCGGTGTTGACGTTGATTGCTGTACCCGACGGCAGCGCGACGACATAGGGCGCCAGCGCGTTGGTGAGTTTGGCGTCAAAACCGCGCACCACCCGCAGGGTGGATGCGGCAATGAAGGCATTGTTGGCGGCACGGTATGGCGGTTGCAGGCCAAGGTAATAACCGTCTTCCGCACCGTCGCTGCCGGTGGGAATATCGTTGGGATCGATCCAGTCGATGACGGCGTCCACCAGTCCGGGCGTCGCCTTGAACATTTCCAGCAGGCGCGCCAGGCGCATGCGGGAGGTGCCGATTACCTGCTGTCCTGCGACCAGGTTGTTGAGGTTGAAACGCCCCTGCAGGTCCTCCAACTGACCGACGACCTGTGCATCGCCAACGCTCACCGGCAGCATGGGGCTGGCCCAGCTTTGCTTGAGGTCGACTACGCCGGGATGTTTGCGGGCGTTGTCCGCCAGGGTCTGCGCGGCCCAGGCCTCGGCCCCCAGGCAAAGCGCATAGGCGCGCCCCTGCGCCACCAGGTCCTGGGTACGGCGAATCGCCAGGGTCTGATCCCATGCCAGATATACGCTGACCGTGGTGAGTATGGCCACGATCAGCAGGGCGGTAAGCAGCGCGACGCCGCGTTGTCCGGTCGGTCCGTTCATGGCATCAGGAACAACCAGCTCACGGGGCCGTTCATGCCGTGGATCGACAGGGTGACCCGCACGGCATGTGGCAGGACAGTGGCGGCGCTGCCTGCAGGCGGCCAGGACGTCTGTGCCCTCCCCTTGGCATCCAGGTATTCGAAGGAAAGCCTGTCGACACCTTTGAGCAATACGCTGGCGAGCGGCTTGTCCCCCTGCGCACGGTCCAGCACCGGCCAGTCGAGGCGCAGCAAGTGCCGGCCGTCGAGCTGGTAGCGCACCCGGACGAGATGGCTGCGCCGCACACCGGCGGGGTTGGGATAGCCGCCGCGCGTCAGACCCAGCGTCGTGCCGTTACTGTCCCCGCGCAGCGCCGGCAAGGTGCCGCCGAGCTCGTCGTGCACCGGGCGCGGCACGGCCTGGGTGAGATCGCGCTGCATGACGACATAGGCGCGCTGCAGGGTGTGCAGTCGGGCGAAGTGATCCTCCAGTGCCGTGCGGTTTTGCAGCACAGTGTTCAGCCCGGCATAGGCCAGCGCGGCCATGACGGCGAAAATGGCCACCGCCACCAGCAGTTCCAGCAGCGTGAAACCGGACTGATGCGCTCCGCGGTTCATGGCTGCCTGGCCCCCGCCGTGTCCTGCCCCGCCATCTGCGCCTGGCCGATAAAGCCTCGCACCGTCGCGAACGCAGGTCCCTCCCGCTCGGCGCGTACGCGGATTTCGACCTGACGCAGACCCTTGATCGGCGTGTCGCTGACGACCTGCTGCCAGTACCAGGTCGAGCCCGCCTGTTCGGCCTCGCCGCCGCTTTTGCCGGTGCCGGGATATTTCCCCTTCAGGTTCAGCGCCGCGAGCCGGTTCATCGCCACCCAATCGGCGTAGGTGGTCTGCGCCAGATGGCGCGCATTGTCCGCGCTGGAGGCGGAGAGCTGCACGGCGGCGGCCAGCCCCAGCGCAACGATGAACAGGGCGATCACGACCTCGATCAGCGTGAAGCCGCGCTCACGGTGCATGCACCTGCTCCACTTTGAGATTGCCGATGGCGTCGCCGATCAGACGCCGGCGCGGCTTGCCGTCCTGTTCGATGACGAGCGTGAACGGCTGTGT is a window of Gammaproteobacteria bacterium DNA encoding:
- a CDS encoding type II secretion system protein N, translated to MNKPLVRVALLGLSAYVLFLLITLPAALVMPKRLPGGAQLQGVNGSIWTGQADGLVWRGQNLGRVEWRFAPFALLRARLGVRFKLKGPELQASGEFLQPWFSKRPEFSGLDLDMDTALSGRLDLPLRIDGDLRAHFEYASWPADGAPNVTGTAQWTDAVAKNPVALRLGAVQADFQPGNAGQGVKLTLQGGDLSGQGSANVDAKANYKLDMNLAAHTAEARELLGLMGHSDARDSLRIDRSGDLRPLLRMAGM
- a CDS encoding type II secretion system protein M; the encoded protein is MKAWWLGLSARDRRMLVFGAGILFVMLFYALIWHPMSLSIAQDRARVAQLRDDLAWMQAASAKMQALRAAGAGKTAKVRGSLVAAVDRSARRHEMEKAIAQLTPQGDDSVAVSVSSVDFNALLRWIAALGNQGIHIQRLSLTPADKPGQVQATLLLGRGSAG
- the gspL gene encoding type II secretion system protein GspL, encoding MDLLILRLLDDDLAEWRDGDRIVHGPLAQAATVARERRLAVLVPGRDVLLSHADIPSRNRAQVERALPYALEEWLIEPPETQHFAWRQATSGVDAAVVSRARLEDWLARLTGAGLQPELLVPETLALPWQAGEWSLLLSGDQAWLRTGPHAGQACDRDVLPVLITSLWEQFTEDDRPQRLRLWCLDGDAPADLPLPVERVPAPDSVLRVFTVEGEVLNLLSGAYAPRARLSRRLGPWRSAAVAAGIWLLSAFAVHGVDYFRLAHEAAALQRQIDAVYRQAVPGSHRIVNARVQMQQALDALSDGAAQGGPLGLLAPSAGVFANTAGVHITKLTYRNGRLSLDLTAPDIGTFDTLKTKLQRQHLQVDMGSVGSQGGVTSGHLTLKRGGA
- the gspK gene encoding type II secretion system minor pseudopilin GspK, with the translated sequence MNGPTGQRGVALLTALLIVAILTTVSVYLAWDQTLAIRRTQDLVAQGRAYALCLGAEAWAAQTLADNARKHPGVVDLKQSWASPMLPVSVGDAQVVGQLEDLQGRFNLNNLVAGQQVIGTSRMRLARLLEMFKATPGLVDAVIDWIDPNDIPTGSDGAEDGYYLGLQPPYRAANNAFIAASTLRVVRGFDAKLTNALAPYVVALPSGTAINVNTAPAPVLRSLGLSADRAQAIIKQRNNKPFTALAQFLASPTLSGQSFDSARLGVTSDYFLLHVQATIGRARATLYSVLQIEDNGTVRVLMRSRDTAP
- the gspJ gene encoding type II secretion system minor pseudopilin GspJ, which translates into the protein MNRGAHQSGFTLLELLVAVAIFAVMAALAYAGLNTVLQNRTALEDHFARLHTLQRAYVVMQRDLTQAVPRPVHDELGGTLPALRGDSNGTTLGLTRGGYPNPAGVRRSHLVRVRYQLDGRHLLRLDWPVLDRAQGDKPLASVLLKGVDRLSFEYLDAKGRAQTSWPPAGSAATVLPHAVRVTLSIHGMNGPVSWLFLMP
- the gspI gene encoding type II secretion system minor pseudopilin GspI; its protein translation is MHRERGFTLIEVVIALFIVALGLAAAVQLSASSADNARHLAQTTYADWVAMNRLAALNLKGKYPGTGKSGGEAEQAGSTWYWQQVVSDTPIKGLRQVEIRVRAEREGPAFATVRGFIGQAQMAGQDTAGARQP